From Deltaproteobacteria bacterium, the proteins below share one genomic window:
- a CDS encoding nucleotidyl transferase AbiEii/AbiGii toxin family protein, which produces MIYLDIFRGLQEEGVRYLVVGGLAINLHGIPRMTADVDLYVDLEKANANRFLAAVKALGFVPGVPVPAESFADPEARDTWRREKNMLVMGFVNPSRPAIGLDVFVFEPVPFGPAYERRKRVSVEGEALEIPVASREDLIAMKEGTGRLQDASDVKILRRGPGEGA; this is translated from the coding sequence ATGATCTATCTCGACATCTTCCGCGGATTGCAGGAGGAGGGGGTCCGTTACCTCGTGGTGGGCGGACTGGCGATCAACCTCCACGGGATCCCCCGGATGACGGCGGATGTCGATTTGTACGTCGACCTGGAAAAGGCGAACGCGAACCGGTTCCTGGCCGCGGTGAAAGCCCTCGGCTTCGTCCCCGGTGTACCCGTTCCCGCGGAATCCTTTGCCGATCCGGAGGCGCGGGACACCTGGCGGCGTGAGAAGAACATGCTGGTCATGGGGTTCGTGAATCCTTCACGACCCGCCATCGGGCTGGACGTGTTCGTCTTCGAGCCGGTTCCTTTCGGACCGGCGTACGAGCGGAGAAAGCGGGTGAGCGTCGAGGGGGAGGCGCTGGAGATCCCGGTGGCGTCCAGAGAGGACCTCATCGCGATGAAGGAAGGCACGGGGCGGCTCCAGGATGCATCGGATGTGAAGATCCTGCGCCGTGGGCCGGGGGAGGGCGCTTGA